Proteins encoded by one window of Rubrobacter indicoceani:
- a CDS encoding ABC transporter permease: MAQGGKNRSAARRFVGDGTYSLVAISCLGLLAGFISLPIVSLLIWTVDTSAWRAMLSPVALQALSLSIRTTSVTLVITILIGTPAAYALSRFEFPGKKLVDTLVDIPAVLPPSAAGIALLLAFGRLGLVGEPLNLAFGITITFTTVAVILAELFVAMHFYVRYTTVGFDNVDRSIEEAAMVDGAGRGNTFLRITVPLAFPSIVAGAVMAWARALGEFGATIIFAGNVRGVTQTMPLAIYAEFQSDLDAAVALSLMVLVFAFAVILTVRLLTRRSVAYRD, translated from the coding sequence GTGGCTCAGGGTGGCAAAAACCGCAGCGCAGCGAGAAGGTTCGTTGGAGACGGAACCTACAGCCTGGTAGCCATCAGCTGTCTGGGTCTTCTGGCCGGGTTTATAAGCCTTCCGATAGTGAGCTTGCTTATCTGGACCGTAGACACCTCGGCCTGGCGCGCAATGCTGTCGCCGGTCGCGCTTCAGGCGCTATCCCTGAGCATCCGCACGACCAGCGTTACCCTTGTCATAACCATTCTCATCGGCACTCCGGCCGCCTACGCGCTGTCGCGTTTTGAGTTTCCGGGCAAGAAGCTTGTGGACACGCTGGTGGATATACCCGCCGTGCTGCCTCCGTCTGCGGCGGGCATAGCCTTACTGCTGGCCTTCGGAAGACTCGGGCTCGTCGGTGAGCCTTTGAACCTCGCGTTCGGGATCACCATAACCTTCACCACCGTAGCAGTGATCCTGGCGGAGTTGTTCGTAGCGATGCACTTCTACGTGCGTTATACGACCGTCGGGTTCGATAACGTGGACCGGAGCATAGAAGAAGCCGCCATGGTAGACGGCGCGGGAAGAGGCAACACGTTTCTGAGGATTACCGTCCCCCTGGCCTTTCCCTCCATAGTAGCCGGAGCGGTGATGGCCTGGGCCAGGGCTTTAGGTGAATTCGGGGCGACGATCATATTCGCCGGGAACGTTCGAGGCGTTACGCAAACCATGCCGCTTGCCATCTACGCTGAGTTCCAGAGCGACCTCGACGCAGCCGTGGCCCTTTCGCTTATGGTTCTTGTCTTCGCCTTCGCGGTCATCCTGACCGTCCGGCTCCTGACGAGGCGTAGCGTCGCGTACCGGGATTGA
- a CDS encoding sulfite exporter TauE/SafE family protein, whose translation MDREPPRRSPGLAFLYGAPISLLGGLIGLGGAEFRLPVLVGVFRYAARRAVSLNLAISLITIASALAIRSGTLSLEPVFSLTPVILAMIAGAVTSAYVGVSLVHRISERLLERFIFVLLIVLGTGLVIESFLPLQAEGLLPDSLPVRLIAGVLFGLGIGLVSSLLGVAGGELIIPTLVFAFGADIRVAGTASLIISLPTVATGILRHARLGGYSDSKDLTGTVAPMGAGSVVGAVAGGLLVGLAPVGFLKLLLGVILMISAVRTFRHEK comes from the coding sequence GTGGACAGGGAGCCGCCGCGACGTTCGCCGGGTCTTGCGTTTCTCTACGGCGCGCCGATAAGTCTTCTCGGGGGTTTGATCGGCCTCGGCGGCGCCGAGTTCCGGCTCCCGGTTCTGGTCGGGGTCTTCCGGTATGCAGCGCGACGGGCTGTCTCGCTGAACCTCGCTATCAGCCTTATAACCATCGCAAGCGCCCTTGCGATACGCTCCGGGACGCTCTCGCTGGAGCCGGTGTTCTCGCTGACCCCGGTTATCCTCGCCATGATAGCGGGCGCGGTTACGTCGGCCTACGTCGGGGTCTCCCTGGTGCACAGAATCTCCGAGCGGCTGCTCGAACGCTTTATCTTCGTGCTGCTCATAGTCCTCGGGACGGGCCTTGTAATCGAGTCGTTCCTGCCACTTCAGGCGGAGGGTCTGCTGCCGGATTCCCTTCCGGTCCGTCTCATCGCCGGAGTTCTTTTCGGGCTTGGCATCGGCCTCGTTAGCAGCCTGCTCGGTGTAGCGGGTGGGGAACTCATTATCCCGACGCTCGTCTTTGCTTTCGGAGCGGATATCCGGGTGGCCGGGACGGCGAGCCTGATCATCAGCCTCCCCACGGTCGCGACGGGCATCCTCCGCCACGCCCGCCTCGGCGGCTACTCGGACAGCAAAGACCTCACCGGGACCGTCGCCCCGATGGGTGCAGGCTCCGTCGTGGGCGCGGTGGCGGGCGGCCTGCTCGTCGGCCTCGCGCCGGTCGGGTTTCTGAAGCTGCTCTTGGGGGTGATCCTCATGATCTCGGCCGTCCGAACCTTTCGCCATGAAAAGTAA
- a CDS encoding TOBE domain-containing protein, giving the protein MTEIVKGEAAARVSIQVGDNHMVALITAESAEELSLEVGKEVTALVKATDVMLLTDDGGLA; this is encoded by the coding sequence GTGACCGAAATAGTCAAGGGTGAGGCCGCCGCCAGGGTCTCCATACAGGTCGGAGACAACCACATGGTCGCCCTTATCACCGCCGAGAGCGCCGAGGAACTCAGCCTCGAAGTCGGAAAGGAAGTAACGGCCCTCGTGAAAGCCACCGACGTCATGCTCCTCACCGACGACGGCGGACTGGCCTAG
- a CDS encoding PucR family transcriptional regulator: MSPEPQDLDRLLGDLGGSEVLDGFAALISPLERYDREHNSDLAKTLRVYFESNANASEAAQRLYLHRNSLNYRLLRVQSITGLDLGDPKAKLALQLGLLRATERDRANEPQHPQQVAGNGDRNSQG, from the coding sequence ATGAGCCCGGAGCCGCAAGACCTCGATAGGTTGCTCGGGGACCTCGGGGGAAGCGAGGTTCTGGATGGTTTCGCCGCCTTGATATCGCCCCTCGAAAGGTACGACCGGGAACACAACAGCGACCTGGCAAAGACGCTCCGGGTCTACTTCGAGTCCAATGCGAACGCGAGCGAGGCGGCACAGAGGCTCTACCTGCACCGAAACAGCCTGAACTACAGGCTGCTTCGGGTACAAAGCATAACGGGCCTCGATCTCGGGGACCCGAAGGCAAAGCTGGCCCTGCAACTGGGTCTGCTGCGAGCAACAGAAAGGGATCGAGCAAATGAACCTCAGCACCCGCAACAGGTTGCCGGGAACGGTGACCGAAATAGTCAAGGGTGA